In one window of Paraflavitalea soli DNA:
- a CDS encoding Rne/Rng family ribonuclease, whose translation MLRLNKELIINAAPQGVEIALLEDKKLVELHHEKADASFAVGDLYLGKVKKLIPGLNAAFVDVGFEKDAFLHYTDLSPYARSLLKFTQQAINDHSEKDFDFGTFQVEPEIIKTGKINEVLSGKPNILVQILKEPIAAKGPRLSCEISLPGRFVVITPFNDIVAVSRKIHSADERKRLQKIVEAIKPKNFGVIVRTAAEGKNTAELHEDLSMLVETWKAIQHNLKGSVAPAKILSEQTKTTSILRDLLNEDFNKIVINDRNIYNDTRSYIQRIAPEKADIVAFYHNGLPIFDQFGITKQVKAAFGKTVNLPSGAYLIIEHTEALHVIDVNSGYKSVGNNQELNALETNLEAAAEISRQLRLRDLGGIIVVDFIDMKLPDNKRKLLEAMEEFMKPDRAKHAVLPISKFGIMQITRQRMKPEMNINTQEVCPTCAGTGKISSTLLLEDEIEKNMSYLITHQHKDLTLVVHPIMYAYLTKGGWLFRSQQWKWRMKYGQKIKISENTNYHLTEFHFFDKHEEEIKL comes from the coding sequence ATGTTACGATTGAATAAGGAACTTATTATAAATGCTGCTCCTCAGGGCGTAGAGATTGCCCTATTAGAGGATAAGAAGCTGGTGGAACTGCATCACGAAAAAGCCGATGCCAGTTTTGCCGTGGGTGATCTTTATCTCGGTAAGGTGAAAAAACTCATCCCTGGCCTTAATGCCGCTTTTGTGGACGTAGGCTTCGAAAAGGATGCATTTCTTCATTATACCGATCTTAGTCCTTACGCCCGCTCCTTATTGAAATTTACCCAGCAGGCCATCAACGATCACAGCGAAAAGGATTTTGACTTCGGCACCTTCCAGGTAGAACCCGAGATCATTAAAACCGGCAAGATCAATGAAGTCCTGAGCGGTAAACCCAATATACTGGTTCAGATCCTCAAAGAACCTATCGCAGCCAAAGGCCCACGCCTCAGCTGCGAAATATCTTTACCAGGCAGGTTTGTAGTCATCACTCCCTTTAATGACATTGTTGCTGTTTCCCGTAAGATCCACTCAGCCGATGAACGCAAGCGGCTCCAGAAGATCGTAGAAGCCATTAAGCCAAAGAACTTTGGCGTAATCGTGCGTACGGCAGCCGAAGGAAAGAACACGGCAGAATTGCACGAAGACCTCTCCATGCTCGTAGAAACATGGAAAGCTATTCAGCACAACCTGAAAGGCTCTGTGGCCCCCGCCAAGATCCTCAGCGAACAAACAAAGACCACCAGCATCCTGCGTGATCTGCTCAATGAAGATTTCAACAAAATTGTGATCAACGACCGGAATATCTACAACGATACCCGGAGCTACATACAACGCATCGCCCCTGAAAAGGCCGACATTGTAGCCTTTTATCACAATGGCTTGCCCATCTTCGATCAGTTTGGTATCACCAAACAGGTAAAAGCAGCCTTCGGTAAAACTGTGAACCTTCCCAGCGGCGCCTATCTTATTATAGAACATACAGAAGCGCTGCATGTAATAGATGTAAACAGTGGCTACAAAAGCGTTGGTAATAACCAGGAGCTAAATGCTTTGGAAACCAACCTCGAAGCAGCAGCCGAAATCTCACGCCAGCTCCGCCTGCGTGACCTCGGCGGCATTATCGTAGTAGACTTCATCGATATGAAGCTGCCCGATAATAAACGCAAGCTCCTCGAAGCCATGGAGGAATTCATGAAGCCAGACAGGGCCAAGCACGCAGTACTCCCCATCTCCAAGTTTGGTATTATGCAGATCACCCGGCAACGTATGAAGCCGGAGATGAACATCAATACCCAGGAGGTTTGTCCCACCTGCGCCGGCACCGGCAAAATATCTTCAACCCTCTTGCTGGAAGATGAGATCGAAAAGAACATGAGTTACCTCATCACCCATCAACACAAAGACCTCACCCTGGTGGTTCACCCCATCATGTATGCCTACCTCACCAAAGGCGGCTGGCTATTCCGTTCACAGCAATGGAAGTGGAGAATGAAGTATGGGCAAAAGATCAAGATCTCCGAAAACACCAACTATCACCTCACAGAATTCCACTTCTTCGATAAACATGAAGAAGAAATAAAACTGTAA
- a CDS encoding zinc metallopeptidase has product MTPSILIVSLIFLGISMLVSGVLKSKFTAYSRVPLSAGLTGGQVAQKMLRDNGIYDVKVVSVDGFLSDHYNPATKTVNLSPDVYNGVSIAAAAVAAHECGHAVQHATAYQWLTLRSRLVPVVQFSSGIVQWILLAGVLLINAFPALLLGGIILFGLTTLFSIITLPVEFDASNRALAWLNRTNVTNRVEYPQAKDALKWAALTYVVAALASIATLVQYIMIFLGGNRQRN; this is encoded by the coding sequence ATGACACCATCAATTCTGATCGTTTCGTTGATTTTTTTAGGCATCAGTATGCTGGTTTCGGGGGTCCTGAAAAGCAAGTTTACGGCGTATAGCCGGGTGCCTCTTTCCGCCGGTTTAACGGGCGGTCAGGTGGCCCAGAAAATGCTCCGGGATAACGGCATATATGACGTGAAAGTAGTATCGGTTGACGGCTTTTTGAGCGACCACTACAACCCAGCTACCAAGACAGTAAATCTTAGTCCGGATGTATACAATGGGGTCTCCATTGCCGCCGCCGCGGTAGCAGCCCACGAATGCGGTCATGCTGTACAGCATGCTACTGCCTATCAATGGCTTACATTGCGTAGCCGATTGGTTCCGGTTGTCCAGTTTAGCTCTGGTATTGTGCAGTGGATCCTGCTGGCCGGGGTGCTGCTGATCAATGCATTTCCTGCCTTGTTGCTGGGGGGAATTATCCTGTTTGGCCTGACCACTTTGTTCTCTATTATTACCCTGCCGGTAGAGTTCGATGCCAGTAACCGGGCGTTGGCCTGGTTGAACCGTACCAATGTCACCAATCGGGTGGAATATCCCCAGGCCAAAGATGCCCTGAAATGGGCGGCCCTTACCTATGTGGTGGCGGCCCTGGCTTCTATTGCTACGCTGGTGCAATACATCATGATTTTCCTGGGGGGGAACCGCCAGCGGAACTAG
- a CDS encoding ComF family protein → MNITETARSLFHLFFPHCCAGCGSDVISNEQLLCLSCINRLPLTNFHLYADNPVQHIFRGRLPLVNATSYLYFTKDSLLQHLMHQLKYNNRKDIGAWFGKRIGEVLTASNRFTMPDALLPVPLFATRERKRGYNQAEVLCTGMAAIMGIPVLKDVIVRSVFTESQTRRNRIERWQNMEGKFSVKDAAAIEGRHLLLVDDMITTGATLEACGQALLAAANVRLSVATMGIASR, encoded by the coding sequence ATGAACATAACCGAAACTGCCAGATCGCTTTTCCACCTGTTTTTTCCCCACTGCTGCGCCGGTTGTGGCAGCGATGTTATCAGTAATGAGCAGCTACTTTGCCTGTCCTGCATAAACCGGTTACCGCTGACCAATTTTCACCTGTATGCCGATAACCCGGTGCAGCATATATTCCGGGGCAGGCTGCCCCTGGTCAACGCTACCAGCTATTTATACTTTACCAAGGATTCCCTCCTTCAGCACCTCATGCACCAGCTTAAATACAACAACAGAAAAGATATAGGGGCCTGGTTTGGCAAGCGCATCGGGGAAGTCCTCACCGCTTCCAACCGCTTTACCATGCCCGATGCCCTCCTGCCGGTTCCGCTTTTTGCCACCCGCGAAAGAAAAAGAGGCTACAACCAGGCCGAGGTATTATGTACCGGCATGGCAGCGATCATGGGAATACCCGTGTTGAAAGATGTTATTGTCCGTTCTGTCTTTACGGAATCACAAACGCGCAGGAACAGGATCGAGCGATGGCAGAATATGGAAGGTAAGTTCTCTGTGAAGGATGCAGCAGCTATTGAAGGCAGGCACTTGCTGCTGGTGGATGATATGATCACTACCGGCGCCACCCTGGAAGCCTGCGGGCAGGCATTACTGGCAGCAGCCAATGTGAGGCTGAGCGTGGCTACCATGGGAATCGCCTCCCGGTGA
- a CDS encoding tetratricopeptide repeat protein gives MKKQQMILVGSGVILLCLVYFFGRTIPPKDKTIPAAPAAAGQLDIETILAASRQKLTPSQQAQVSKLETAVVRGDVKDQQIKVFRQLAEFWRDSAHLLLPYAWYTAKAAKLENSQKNLTFAAQFYLDGVRRQEEPALKRWMAIEAKELFEKALQLDPANDSLKIGLGSCYLLGGISDNPMQGIQMIRDVADRDPHNMYAQFMLGLGGIVSGQLDKAIERLTKVAEHEPTNLEAILMLADACERKGDKTNAIKWYTAGKKLLKDPGFIKDIDERINLLKK, from the coding sequence GTGAAAAAGCAGCAGATGATCTTAGTAGGCAGCGGAGTAATTCTGCTCTGCCTGGTCTACTTCTTTGGCCGAACTATCCCCCCGAAAGATAAAACTATACCTGCAGCACCTGCTGCTGCAGGTCAATTAGACATTGAAACCATCCTGGCGGCCTCCCGCCAGAAGCTTACTCCATCCCAACAGGCACAGGTTAGCAAACTGGAAACAGCCGTTGTCCGTGGCGATGTAAAAGATCAGCAGATCAAGGTATTCAGACAGCTGGCGGAGTTCTGGAGAGACTCGGCTCATTTGCTCCTTCCCTATGCCTGGTATACTGCGAAAGCGGCTAAATTGGAAAATTCTCAAAAAAACCTCACCTTTGCTGCCCAATTCTATTTAGACGGGGTTCGCCGACAGGAAGAACCCGCCCTGAAAAGATGGATGGCGATCGAAGCCAAAGAGTTGTTTGAGAAGGCTTTACAATTAGATCCGGCCAATGATTCCCTTAAGATCGGGCTGGGAAGTTGCTACCTCCTGGGAGGTATTAGCGACAACCCGATGCAGGGAATTCAGATGATACGCGACGTTGCCGACCGTGATCCGCATAATATGTATGCACAATTTATGCTGGGTTTGGGCGGTATCGTTTCAGGTCAGTTGGATAAAGCCATTGAGAGGTTAACCAAGGTTGCAGAGCACGAGCCCACCAACCTCGAAGCCATTTTGATGCTGGCAGATGCCTGCGAAAGAAAAGGAGACAAAACCAATGCCATTAAGTGGTACACAGCTGGTAAAAAACTCCTGAAAGATCCGGGCTTTATCAAAGACATCGACGAACGTATTAACTTATTAAAGAAATAA
- a CDS encoding choice-of-anchor Q domain-containing protein, with product MKQVLVFILIVAAMATACKKDSFITGTANLSTSADTLHFDTVFTTLGSVTHYFRIFNDNNQKLKLHNVSLAGGASSVFKINVDGTPGPVVNDIDIEANDSLYVFVSVKINPTAQDLPFVIRDSIHIQFNNQEKWVQLEAWGQNAHFLRSTLIDVNETWTNDKPYVILGGLQVDTNTTLTIQKGCRIYLHANAPFIVDGTLLVTGEKYDSTKVTFSGDRLDEPYRDYPGAWPGIYFRGVSKDNYLQFAVIKNAYQGIVAIGPSINANPKVILSESIIDNCYDAGIQSMQSDIRAQNCLISNCGKNMVLALGGNYDFNHCTSVAYSNTFIQHKEPVLLVTDFIRDGNTVLTAGLTANFRNCIFWADNSIVDNEVVSNKQGTGSFNLSFQNCLWKAKSNPGNATANNVIANQAPLFDSVDTQKRWYNFRLKDESPAINKGSATALSIDLDGNPRPIGLPDLGCYEKQ from the coding sequence ATGAAGCAAGTACTGGTATTCATATTGATCGTTGCCGCAATGGCTACCGCCTGCAAAAAGGACTCTTTTATTACCGGTACTGCCAATCTTAGTACTTCGGCTGATACCCTTCATTTTGATACCGTATTTACAACCCTGGGATCAGTAACCCATTATTTCCGCATCTTTAACGACAACAACCAAAAGCTAAAGCTCCACAATGTATCTCTGGCAGGGGGCGCATCCTCCGTATTTAAGATCAATGTAGATGGCACTCCCGGACCGGTTGTGAACGACATCGACATCGAAGCCAACGACAGCCTCTATGTTTTTGTATCGGTAAAAATAAACCCCACCGCACAAGACCTTCCCTTTGTAATAAGGGACAGTATCCATATCCAATTCAATAACCAGGAAAAATGGGTACAACTGGAAGCCTGGGGACAAAATGCCCACTTCCTCCGTTCAACACTCATTGATGTCAACGAAACCTGGACTAACGACAAGCCCTATGTCATTTTAGGCGGCCTGCAGGTTGATACCAATACCACCCTTACCATTCAAAAAGGTTGCCGCATCTACCTCCATGCCAATGCCCCCTTTATCGTCGATGGAACCCTGCTTGTTACCGGTGAGAAATACGACAGTACCAAGGTTACTTTCAGTGGCGACCGGCTCGATGAGCCCTATCGGGATTATCCCGGCGCCTGGCCAGGTATTTATTTCCGGGGTGTAAGCAAGGACAATTACCTACAGTTTGCCGTCATTAAAAATGCCTATCAGGGTATTGTAGCCATTGGCCCATCGATCAATGCCAATCCCAAAGTTATCTTAAGCGAATCGATCATCGACAACTGCTATGATGCGGGTATACAATCTATGCAATCCGATATCAGGGCGCAGAATTGTCTCATCAGCAATTGCGGCAAGAACATGGTGCTTGCTTTAGGAGGTAACTATGATTTTAACCATTGTACTTCTGTAGCTTATTCCAATACCTTTATCCAACACAAGGAACCTGTTTTACTGGTAACCGATTTTATCCGGGATGGCAATACCGTATTAACGGCTGGTCTTACGGCCAACTTCCGCAACTGTATTTTCTGGGCCGATAACAGCATCGTGGACAATGAAGTAGTAAGCAATAAACAGGGCACCGGCTCCTTCAACCTGAGCTTTCAGAACTGCTTATGGAAAGCAAAAAGCAATCCCGGTAATGCAACAGCCAATAATGTAATAGCCAACCAGGCACCGCTTTTCGACAGCGTAGATACCCAGAAAAGATGGTACAATTTCCGGCTGAAGGACGAATCGCCCGCCATCAATAAAGGAAGCGCCACGGCACTGAGCATTGACCTGGATGGAAATCCCCGCCCCATTGGCCTTCCCGACCTTGGATGTTACGAAAAACAGTAA
- a CDS encoding glutathione peroxidase, translated as MIRLLLGSLLLIAATSIYDFKVPSLEGKDPINFAKYKGKKILIVNTASKCGLTPQYTELQQLYDKYKDKLVIVGFPANNFANQEPGTAADIEEVCRKNYGVTFPMAEKVSVKGEDIHPLFKYLTEEAKKLGVEDPIKWNFTKFLLDEKGKLIAVIPSKTKPMSEEVTKYLN; from the coding sequence ATGATACGCCTGTTACTAGGTTCCCTGTTGCTGATTGCAGCCACCTCTATTTATGATTTTAAGGTCCCTTCCCTGGAAGGTAAAGACCCTATCAACTTTGCTAAATACAAAGGCAAGAAAATACTGATCGTAAATACTGCCTCCAAATGCGGCCTTACACCACAGTATACCGAATTGCAACAACTGTATGATAAGTACAAGGATAAACTGGTGATCGTAGGATTCCCTGCCAACAACTTTGCCAACCAGGAGCCAGGTACCGCTGCTGATATCGAAGAAGTTTGCCGTAAGAACTATGGCGTTACTTTCCCTATGGCAGAAAAAGTATCTGTAAAAGGCGAAGACATCCATCCTTTGTTCAAATACCTCACCGAAGAAGCTAAAAAACTGGGTGTGGAAGATCCCATCAAATGGAACTTTACAAAATTCCTGCTGGACGAAAAAGGCAAATTGATCGCTGTGATCCCCAGCAAGACAAAACCCATGAGTGAGGAAGTTACCAAATACCTGAATTAA
- the radA gene encoding DNA repair protein RadA gives MSKVKSAFFCSNCGYESAKWLGKCPSCGSWNTFVQEVIHKETSQKENNWKNFHEDKKEIKTIALHAVTTPEQRRIITPDAELNRVLGGGIVPGSITLIAGEPGIGKSTLFLQIGLLLKDITILYISGEESDQQIKMRADRLKIQNDQFYLLTETSTQTIFQEIKKLRPQLVIVDSIQTIQSPYIDSSPGSISQIRESASEFQRFAKETNIPVFLIGHITKDGAIAGPKILEHMVDTVLQFEGDRHYAYRILRTIKNRFGGTAELGIYEMSGDGMRGVNNPSEILITQKEDRLSGIAIAATIEGMRPLLIEVQALVTQSVYGTPQRTVSGFDLRRMQLLLAVLEKRGGFHFGVKDVFLNIAGGLKVEDPSIDLAVLCALLSSYEDVPLPDLTCFAGEVGLSGEIRAVHRIEQRIAEAEKLGFEKILVSRYNQKGLNLQKFNIEVISMGRVDEVYQYLF, from the coding sequence ATGAGTAAAGTGAAATCAGCATTCTTTTGTAGCAACTGTGGATATGAAAGCGCTAAATGGCTCGGCAAATGTCCTTCATGTGGTTCCTGGAATACTTTTGTGCAGGAAGTCATACATAAAGAGACTTCCCAAAAAGAGAATAACTGGAAAAACTTTCACGAAGACAAAAAAGAGATCAAAACAATTGCACTGCATGCAGTAACAACACCCGAACAAAGACGCATCATCACACCCGATGCAGAATTGAACAGGGTGCTGGGTGGAGGTATCGTTCCCGGGAGCATCACTTTGATAGCCGGCGAACCCGGCATTGGTAAATCAACCTTGTTCTTACAGATCGGATTGTTATTAAAAGACATTACCATCCTATACATCAGCGGCGAAGAGAGTGACCAGCAGATCAAAATGCGGGCAGACCGTTTAAAAATACAGAACGATCAGTTTTACCTGCTCACAGAAACATCTACACAAACCATTTTCCAGGAAATTAAAAAGCTTCGGCCACAACTCGTTATTGTTGACTCTATTCAAACCATTCAATCACCTTACATAGATTCATCACCGGGCAGCATTTCCCAGATACGTGAATCAGCCTCAGAGTTTCAACGCTTTGCCAAAGAAACCAACATACCTGTATTCCTCATTGGTCATATCACCAAAGACGGCGCCATAGCGGGTCCCAAGATATTGGAGCATATGGTAGATACCGTATTACAGTTTGAAGGAGACCGCCACTATGCATACCGCATCCTACGTACTATTAAGAACCGTTTCGGCGGAACAGCAGAGCTCGGCATTTATGAAATGTCGGGCGATGGCATGCGCGGCGTTAACAATCCCAGCGAAATACTCATTACACAAAAAGAGGACCGGCTCAGCGGCATTGCTATTGCCGCCACTATTGAAGGCATGCGTCCCTTACTCATAGAAGTACAGGCACTGGTCACCCAATCTGTTTATGGAACACCCCAGCGCACCGTATCCGGTTTCGATCTCCGCCGCATGCAACTGCTGCTGGCTGTATTGGAAAAGCGCGGAGGCTTTCATTTTGGGGTCAAAGATGTATTTCTCAACATTGCCGGTGGTCTTAAGGTAGAAGATCCCTCCATTGATCTCGCTGTCCTCTGCGCCCTGTTAAGCTCTTATGAAGATGTGCCCCTCCCCGATCTTACCTGTTTTGCCGGAGAGGTAGGATTAAGCGGTGAGATCAGAGCTGTTCATCGTATTGAACAACGCATTGCCGAAGCTGAGAAACTGGGATTTGAAAAGATCCTCGTATCACGTTACAATCAGAAAGGCCTTAACCTGCAGAAATTCAATATCGAAGTGATCAGCATGGGAAGAGTAGATGAAGTATACCAATACCTGTTTTAA
- the mutY gene encoding A/G-specific adenine glycosylase: MKPTFTEKLLEWNNAQNTRSMPWKGEKDPYKIWLSEIILQQTRVEQGLAYYEKFIAAFPTIQQLAKAPEKKVFKLWEGLGYYTRCRNLIATAQIVVKDHKGKFPRTYDQIKELKGIGPYTAAAIASFAFNEPRAVVDGNVQRVMARYFGISTPIDTTSGKKLYQELATALLDTEQPGIYNQAIMDFGAVICKPQNPLCSVCPQQADCEAFKHDLVKQLPVKEKSLKKKERWFYYFIIQYQSKFYIRERTDKDIWQSLHEFVLYETDTPVQSIFQDLPFLKTLFGKQSYSVSHISKVYHQQLTHQLIHGQFITVTTVKPVTALKDYVLIDKKQLKQYAFPRIINTFLEEKSSLAQLF; this comes from the coding sequence ATGAAACCAACGTTCACTGAAAAGCTTTTAGAGTGGAATAATGCCCAAAATACGCGTTCCATGCCCTGGAAAGGCGAAAAAGATCCCTACAAAATATGGCTGAGCGAGATCATTTTGCAACAAACACGGGTAGAGCAAGGACTCGCATATTATGAAAAATTCATTGCAGCATTCCCTACTATACAACAACTTGCGAAGGCACCGGAAAAGAAAGTGTTTAAGCTGTGGGAAGGATTGGGGTATTATACACGCTGCAGAAATCTTATTGCTACTGCACAGATAGTAGTGAAAGATCATAAAGGAAAATTTCCCCGCACTTATGATCAAATAAAAGAATTAAAAGGAATTGGTCCTTACACAGCTGCTGCTATTGCTTCTTTTGCTTTTAATGAGCCCAGGGCGGTTGTAGATGGTAATGTACAACGTGTTATGGCCCGTTACTTCGGCATCTCCACACCTATAGACACTACATCAGGAAAAAAGTTATACCAGGAACTGGCAACGGCCTTGCTGGATACAGAACAGCCAGGCATTTATAACCAGGCGATCATGGATTTTGGGGCAGTGATCTGCAAGCCGCAGAATCCTTTGTGTTCCGTGTGCCCGCAACAGGCCGATTGTGAAGCTTTTAAACATGATCTTGTAAAACAGCTGCCAGTAAAGGAAAAGAGCCTGAAGAAGAAAGAGCGGTGGTTCTATTATTTCATCATTCAATACCAAAGTAAGTTCTATATCCGGGAACGAACGGATAAAGATATCTGGCAAAGCCTCCATGAGTTTGTTTTATACGAAACGGATACACCTGTGCAATCCATTTTCCAGGACCTGCCCTTCTTAAAAACGTTGTTTGGTAAGCAGTCATATTCGGTCAGTCATATTAGTAAAGTTTATCATCAGCAACTTACGCACCAGCTTATTCATGGACAGTTTATAACGGTTACAACGGTTAAGCCTGTAACAGCTTTAAAGGACTATGTATTGATTGATAAAAAGCAATTAAAACAGTATGCTTTTCCGCGGATCATTAATACTTTCCTTGAGGAAAAGTCTTCACTGGCACAGTTATTTTAA
- a CDS encoding DNA polymerase III subunit, which yields MSFKDIIGQQDAKEHLVGMVQQNRLSHALLFLGKEGNGALPLAIAFAQYIVCEKVSRKNTLANSSASLFGEEPEQDASNPNTGTTLMDACGVCASCQKAQQLVHPDIHFSYPVIPRKSGDKPVSTDYIQEWRQFLSETPYGNAYDWLQFIGAENKQGNITAYECNEIIRKLNLKSFESGFKILVLWMPEYLGNEGNKLLKLIEEPPADTLFILVAENESQILATILSRTQLVKIPALATEAITEALITNAKCTPEQARSVASIAAGNYREALQLIRHAEEDWQSLLRDWLNSILKNGPVAQVKWIDEVSKLGREKQKQFLLYFNHLLEQAIRLQAMGTEAVHLPDNERDFALRLNKIAGFEQQEAIIEELDKAAYYIERNANAKMLFLALTIKLYHIIAHKQVARLM from the coding sequence ATGTCTTTTAAGGATATTATCGGCCAGCAGGATGCCAAAGAACACCTGGTGGGAATGGTACAGCAAAACCGCCTCAGCCATGCTTTACTTTTCCTCGGAAAAGAAGGCAATGGCGCTTTACCCCTCGCCATTGCATTTGCCCAATACATTGTATGTGAAAAAGTAAGCAGGAAAAATACCTTGGCCAATAGCAGCGCCTCCCTGTTTGGCGAAGAACCGGAACAGGATGCCTCCAACCCCAATACCGGAACTACCCTCATGGATGCCTGCGGTGTATGTGCTTCCTGCCAGAAAGCCCAGCAACTCGTTCACCCCGATATCCACTTTTCCTATCCCGTCATTCCCCGTAAATCGGGCGACAAACCCGTAAGCACCGATTATATCCAGGAATGGCGGCAGTTTTTATCCGAAACGCCCTATGGCAATGCCTACGACTGGCTCCAGTTTATCGGCGCGGAGAACAAGCAGGGCAATATTACTGCCTACGAATGCAATGAGATCATCCGCAAGCTCAACCTCAAAAGCTTCGAAAGCGGCTTTAAAATACTTGTCCTCTGGATGCCGGAGTACCTGGGCAATGAGGGCAACAAATTATTGAAGCTCATTGAAGAGCCGCCTGCTGATACCTTATTTATCCTGGTAGCGGAAAATGAATCCCAGATACTGGCTACCATCCTGTCCAGGACCCAATTGGTAAAGATCCCTGCATTGGCTACCGAAGCCATTACCGAAGCCCTCATTACCAATGCCAAATGCACCCCCGAGCAGGCCAGATCCGTCGCCTCCATCGCAGCCGGTAATTACCGGGAGGCTCTCCAGCTCATTCGCCATGCCGAAGAAGACTGGCAGTCGCTCCTCCGCGACTGGCTCAACTCCATCCTCAAAAATGGTCCTGTAGCCCAGGTCAAGTGGATCGACGAGGTAAGCAAGCTGGGCCGGGAAAAGCAAAAACAGTTCCTGCTCTATTTCAACCACCTCCTGGAGCAGGCCATCCGCCTGCAGGCAATGGGCACGGAAGCCGTCCATCTCCCTGATAATGAGCGTGATTTTGCGCTTCGGCTGAATAAGATCGCCGGATTTGAACAGCAGGAAGCCATTATTGAGGAGCTGGACAAGGCAGCTTATTACATTGAGCGCAATGCCAATGCAAAAATGCTCTTCCTGGCCCTCACCATCAAACTCTACCATATTATAGCCCACAAGCAGGTGGCCCGGCTTATGTAA
- a CDS encoding HU family DNA-binding protein, producing the protein MRKADLVNQISEKTGIPKVDVLVTLETMFKEVKDTLSQGENIYIRGFGSFITKKRAAKIGRNIKKNIAVHIPEHYIPAFKPAKEFVAEVKKLQSVKEDQPNPDDEM; encoded by the coding sequence ATGAGAAAGGCAGACCTCGTTAACCAAATATCTGAAAAAACAGGTATTCCCAAGGTTGATGTTTTGGTTACGCTGGAGACCATGTTCAAGGAAGTGAAAGATACCTTATCCCAAGGAGAAAACATCTACATTCGTGGGTTTGGCAGCTTTATTACCAAAAAGCGAGCTGCCAAGATCGGCCGCAACATTAAGAAAAACATTGCGGTACACATCCCTGAACATTACATTCCTGCATTCAAACCTGCCAAAGAATTTGTGGCAGAAGTTAAAAAGTTGCAATCCGTCAAAGAAGATCAACCAAACCCCGATGATGAAATGTAA